From Carassius auratus strain Wakin chromosome 10, ASM336829v1, whole genome shotgun sequence, a single genomic window includes:
- the LOC113109616 gene encoding dentin sialophosphoprotein has product MKTVIILMLLIATVFCLPVKRSASSSESSEELVAAQRPPPIIRKAAAVMFKAETTETTPAESNESTDSADDSEDADEESETDGNEKENDTDSSESESGESATTVVPSTVEPSLVPIINTGRGDSMGYPSDYKKTIIYVDANDLEKIPSPYKSYSSDKLGGLTFVSKKSSAYDDQSINDVEKEIKLFKALQVHDTPLEEDDTSTPEMENMEPNDRQAALGTHEIIPTGNQDARAETDSEGASAGDTPSNSESASASQEQNEEESDSSPGSEETTATPGAADSEESTESQESEESEETTQTTDATVITAK; this is encoded by the exons atgaaGACTGTCATCATTTTAATGCTCCTCATCGCCACAGTTTTCTGTCTACCT GTGAAGCGCTCGGCTAGCAGTTCAGAGAGCTCCGAAGAACTTGTGGCTGCTCAACGG CCACCTCCTATTATACGAAAAGCTGCTGCTGTTATGTTCAAGGCAGAAACTACAGAG ACCACGCCAGCAGAATCCAATGAAAGCACAGACAGTGCAGATGACAGTGAG gATGCAGATGAGGAATCTGAAACAGATGGAAATGAAAAGGAGAAT GACACTGACTCCAGTGAGAGTGAATCTGGAGAATCTGCGACCACCGTTGTCCCCTCCACAGTGGAACCGTCGCTGGTCCCCATCATCAACACAGGCCGGGGAGACAGCATGGGCTATCCCAGCGACTACAAAAAAACCATCATCTACGTGGACGCTAACGATTTGGAAAAAATACCTTCCCCATACAAGTCCTACAGCAGTGACAAGTTGGGCGGCTTGACATTCGTGAGCAAGAAGTCCTCTGCCTATGATGACCAGAGCATCAATGATGTGGAGAAAGAGATTAAACTGTTCAAG GCTCTGCAGGTGCATGATACTCCTCTGGAGGAGGACGACACCAGCACCCCAGAGATGGAGAACATGGAGCCAAACGACCGCCAGGCTGCTCTGGGAACCCACGAGATCATTCCCACCGGAAACCAGGATGCTAGAGCAGAGACAGACAGCGAGGGGGCAAGTGCTGGCGACACACCCAGCAACAGCGAGAGCGCCAGTGCCAGCCAGGAGCAAAATGAAGAGGAGTCAGACAGCAGCCCGGGCAGCGAGGAGACCACAGCCACACCTGGAGCTGCAGACAGCGAGGAGAGCACAGAGAGCCAGGAGAGCGAGGAGAGTGAGGAGACCACCCAGACCACCGACGCCACTGTTATCACAGCAAAGTAA